Proteins from a single region of Procambarus clarkii isolate CNS0578487 chromosome 32, FALCON_Pclarkii_2.0, whole genome shotgun sequence:
- the LOC138370550 gene encoding uncharacterized protein, translating into MRTVGDDGQVPNHVDEGPVPNHVDEGPVPNHVDEGPVPNHVDEGPVPNHVDEGPVSNHMDEGSVSNHVDEGPVSNHVDEGSVSNHVDEGPVSNHMDEGSVSNHVDDGQVPNHVDEGPVPNHVDEGPVSNHMDEGSVSNHEDEGPVSNHVDEGSVSNHVDEGPVSNHVDDGQVPNHVDEGPVPNHVDEGPVPNHVDEGPVPNHVDEGPVPNHVDEGPMPNHVDEGPVPNHVDDGPVPNHVDEGPVPNHVDEGPVPNHVDDGQVPNHVDERPVPNHVDEGPVPNHVDEGPVPNHVDDGQVPNHVDDGQVPNHVDERPVPNHVDEGPVPNHVDEGQVPNHVDDGPVPNHVDDGQVPNHVDEGPVPNHVDEGPVPNHVDEGPVPNHVDEGQVPNHVDDGPVPNHVDERPVPNHVDEGQVPNHVGDRKQ; encoded by the coding sequence ATGAGAACTGTTGGGGATGATGGACAGGTGCCCAACCATGTGGATGAAGGACCGGTGCCCAACCATGTGGATGAAGGACCGGTGCCCAACCATGTGGATGAAGGACCGGTGCCCAACCATGTGGATGAAGGACCGGTGCCCAACCATGTGGATGAAGGACCGGTTTCCAACCATATGGATGAAGGATCGGTTTCCAACCATGTGGATGAAGGACCGGTTTCCAACCATGTGGATGAAGGATCGGTTTCCAACCATGTGGATGAAGGACCGGTTTCCAACCATATGGATGAAGGATCGGTTTCCAACCATGTGGATGATGGACAGGTGCCCAACCATGTGGATGAAGGACCGGTGCCCAACCATGTGGATGAAGGACCGGTTTCCAACCATATGGATGAAGGATCGGTTTCCAACCATGAGGATGAAGGACCGGTTTCCAACCATGTGGATGAAGGATCGGTTTCCAACCATGTGGATGAAGGACCGGTTTCCAACCATGTGGATGATGGACAGGTGCCCAACCATGTGGATGAAGGACCGGTGCCCAACCATGTGGATGAAGGACCGGTGCCCAACCATGTGGATGAAGGACCGGTGCCCAACCATGTGGATGAAGGACCGGTGCCCAACCATGTGGATGAAGGACCGATGCCCAACCATGTGGATGAAGGACCGGTGCCCAACCATGTGGATGATGGACCGGTGCCCAACCATGTGGATGAAGGACCGGTGCCCAACCATGTGGATGAAGGACCGGTGCCCAACCATGTGGATGATGGACAGGTGCCCAACCATGTGGATGAAAGACCGGTGCCCAACCATGTGGATGAAGGACCGGTGCCCAACCATGTGGATGAAGGACCGGTGCCCAACCATGTGGATGATGGACAGGTGCCCAACCATGTGGATGATGGACAGGTGCCCAACCATGTGGATGAAAGACCGGTGCCCAACCATGTGGATGAAGGACCGGTGCCCAACCATGTGGATGAAGGACAGGTGCCCAACCATGTGGATGATGGACCGGTGCCCAACCATGTGGATGATGGACAGGTGCCCAACCATGTGGATGAAGGACCGGTGCCCAACCATGTGGATGAAGGACCGGTGCCCAACCATGTGGATGAAGGACCGGTGCCCAACCATGTGGATGAAGGACAGGTGCCCAACCATGTGGATGATGGACCGGTGCCCAACCATGTGGATGAAAGACCGGTGCCCAACCATGTGGATGAAGGACAGGTGCCCAACCATGTCGGTGACAGGAAGCAATGA